The DNA sequence GGTAACCTCCACGCCTAGGCGCTTAGCTACCGGGACCTTTGTCCCTATGATCTATTGCAAAAGCCGGGCCACGGTGCTACGCTGGACACCGAGGCGAAATGCAACGGCCCTTGTTGGTCGCGGCCTTGGTCCTTATGGTGGTGGGCGCTATCGGGCTGGCCCTCCTCCGGCCTTGGTGGTTTGCCCCTTTGGCCTCCAACTGGGGCTCCATAGATCAGATTATCCTCCTCTCCTTGCTGCTCACAGGCCTGGCCTATGCGGCGGTGAACCTGTTTCTGGCCTATTGCATCCACCGCTACCACAAGGGTCCGGCGGAATACATCCCCGAGGAGCCCACCCTGGAGCGCAGGCTCATCTGGATCACCACCTTGGGCATCGTGGTCCTCCTGGCCCCGGGTCTTTACTTCTACGCCCACCTCATCCGACCCCCTAAGGAGGCGCACACGGTGGAGGTCCTCTCCCAGCAGTGGCTCTGGAACTACCGCTATCCGGGCCCTGATGGGAAGCTGGGGCGGGCGGAGGTTAGAAACGCCTCCCCGGCCAACCCCTTCGGTTTGGACCTCGAGGACCCCGCGGCCCGGGACGACATCGTGGTCATCGGCGGTCCCCTGCGTCTGCCCTTGGGAGAGCCCGTACTGCTCCTTCTGCGGGCCAACGACGTCCTCCACAGCTTCTACGTGCCCGAGTTCCGGGTGAAGATGGACGCGGTTCCCGGGATGGTGACCCGCATCTGGTTCACCCCTACGGAAGCGGGCGAGTTTCAGGTAATTTGCGCCGAGTTCTGCGGCATCGGCCACGCCCGCATGCTAGGCCAGGTCCTGGTTCTTCCCCCAGAGGAGTTTCGGGCCTGGCTGCATACCCAGCCCGGCGTGGCCCAGACCCTAGGCCATTAGGGAGGGGAAGCCATGGAGTTTCCCAGTTACCACGACCACCGCGTAGGCCCCGAGCCCAGGAGCTTCTGGACCCGCTACATCTTCAGCCAGGACCACAAGGTCATCGCCATCCAGTACACGGTCACCGCCCTCTTGGTGGGGGTCATCGGCATGGCCCTCTCCTGGGCCATGCGCCTGGAGCTCGCCTTCCCGGGGACCCTGGATGCGGAGCGGTATTACCAGGCCATGACCCTTCACGGCATGATCATGATCATTTACCTGCTCACCGCCCTGCTCCTCGGGGGATTCGGCAACTTCCTCATCCCCCTGATGCTGGGGGCCAGGGACATGGCCTATCCCTTCGTCAACATGCTCTCCTACTGGGTCTACTTGCTTTCGGTTCTGATCCTCCTGGCCTCCTTCTTCGTTCCCGGAGGGCCCACAGGGGCAGGCTGGACCCTCTACCCGCCCCAGGCCATCCTCCGGGGTACCCCGGGGTACGACTGGGGGATCATCCTCATGCTGGTTTCCCTCCTCGTCTTCATCGTGGCCGCCACCATGGGCGGGCTCAACTACGTGACCACCGTGCTCCAGCTCCGCACTAAGGGCATGACCCTGATGCGCATGCCCTTGGCGATTTGGGGCATCTTCATCGCTTCCATCATGGCCCTTCTGGCCTTTCCCGCCCTCTTCGTGGGAGGAGTGATGCTCCTCCTGGACCGCACCCTGGGGACCAGTTTCTTCATGCCCGCCATCCTCCAGTTCGGCCAGCACCTGCCCCATGAAGGGGGTAGCCCTCTCCTATGGCAGCATCTCTTCTGGTACTTCGGGCACCCCGAGGT is a window from the Thermus thermamylovorans genome containing:
- a CDS encoding cytochrome c oxidase subunit II, producing MLLTGLAYAAVNLFLAYCIHRYHKGPAEYIPEEPTLERRLIWITTLGIVVLLAPGLYFYAHLIRPPKEAHTVEVLSQQWLWNYRYPGPDGKLGRAEVRNASPANPFGLDLEDPAARDDIVVIGGPLRLPLGEPVLLLLRANDVLHSFYVPEFRVKMDAVPGMVTRIWFTPTEAGEFQVICAEFCGIGHARMLGQVLVLPPEEFRAWLHTQPGVAQTLGH